The proteins below are encoded in one region of Puniceicoccus vermicola:
- a CDS encoding IS256 family transposase, translated as RVSPSTVSNLNQKIYERIEEWRQRPLRNRYVYTYLDGLWLKRAWGGEVENVSILVAIGVNEMGFREVLGVSEGMSEDKESWRNLLRNLYGRGLRRIDLAISDKAAGLIEALPEFYPQAKWQRCVFHFHKNILHKVPKQKREEVIPMLKAIHAQEDAQSAREKAISVAAKLEDLKLGPAASILLQGIDESLTYYRFPREHHRSIRTNNMLERIMKEIRRRTRVVGSFPDGKSALMLACARLRYIATKSWSDTRKYMDMTKLEEIELQQTA; from the coding sequence CGGGTAAGTCCCTCGACGGTCAGTAACCTCAACCAGAAGATTTACGAGCGTATTGAGGAGTGGCGGCAGAGGCCGCTCAGGAATCGCTACGTGTATACCTACCTGGACGGCCTTTGGCTCAAGCGGGCTTGGGGAGGCGAGGTCGAGAACGTCAGTATCCTCGTGGCCATCGGAGTGAACGAGATGGGATTCCGCGAGGTGCTCGGAGTGAGCGAGGGCATGAGCGAAGACAAGGAGAGCTGGAGGAACCTGCTTCGCAACCTATACGGGCGGGGACTGCGCCGGATCGATCTGGCGATCTCCGATAAGGCAGCCGGGTTGATCGAGGCCTTACCGGAGTTTTATCCGCAAGCCAAATGGCAACGATGTGTCTTCCACTTCCATAAAAACATCCTACACAAAGTGCCCAAACAAAAGCGCGAGGAGGTGATCCCTATGCTCAAGGCAATCCATGCCCAGGAAGATGCCCAAAGTGCCCGCGAAAAAGCAATCTCCGTGGCCGCCAAGCTCGAAGACTTGAAGCTCGGTCCTGCAGCCAGCATCCTGCTTCAGGGAATCGACGAATCGCTCACCTACTACCGTTTCCCCAGAGAGCACCACCGCAGCATCCGCACCAACAATATGCTCGAAAGGATCATGAAGGAGATACGTCGCAGAACCCGAGTGGTCGGAAGCTTCCCGGATGGGAAAAGCGCTCTCATGCTCGCCTGCGCCAGACTTAGATACATCGCCACAAAATCGTGGTCAGATACCCGAAAATATATGGATATGACCAAGCTTGAGGAAATCGAACTTCAACAAACCGCCTGA
- a CDS encoding SDR family oxidoreductase, producing the protein MKKVAIFGASGKIGRILSEKLAADQEWEPLAVIRDELQVDSFATSGIGTVLGDLEGDFAAALEDVDAVVFTAGSGAHTGKDKTLLIDLWGAVRVIRECVKSGPKRFIIVSAQRAGDPDEVSGGIKPYLVAKWAADEELLRSGLDFTILRPGRLLDEAGTGKIEAAEKLSTRHGEISREDVASAILHSLREDKTVGKVVEMVGGDTPIPESF; encoded by the coding sequence ATGAAAAAAGTAGCGATATTTGGGGCTAGCGGAAAAATTGGACGGATCTTGTCCGAAAAGCTTGCTGCCGATCAGGAATGGGAACCGCTCGCCGTAATTCGGGACGAATTGCAGGTTGATTCGTTTGCCACGAGCGGCATCGGAACAGTGCTTGGTGATTTGGAAGGTGATTTTGCCGCCGCGCTGGAAGATGTGGATGCGGTGGTGTTTACGGCGGGATCCGGAGCCCACACGGGAAAGGACAAAACCCTTCTCATCGATCTTTGGGGGGCGGTGCGAGTGATCCGGGAGTGCGTGAAATCCGGTCCGAAGCGTTTTATTATTGTCAGCGCCCAGCGCGCCGGGGATCCGGACGAAGTATCGGGAGGCATCAAACCCTACCTCGTCGCAAAATGGGCGGCCGACGAAGAACTTCTGCGGAGTGGTCTTGATTTCACCATCTTGCGTCCCGGACGATTGCTGGATGAGGCCGGGACGGGGAAGATCGAAGCCGCCGAAAAGCTGTCCACTCGCCATGGAGAAATTTCCAGAGAGGACGTTGCCTCAGCCATCCTGCACAGCTTGCGAGAGGATAAGACTGTGGGGAAGGTCGTCGAGATGGTCGGCGGCGATACGCCGATCCCGGAATCGTTTTGA
- the carB gene encoding carbamoyl-phosphate synthase large subunit: MPKREDLKTILIVGSGPIVIGQACEFDYSGAQACKALREEGYRVILVNSNPATIMTDPEFADVTYIEPLIPEILEKIIAKERPDALLPTLGGQTGLNLSMDLSRLGILDRYNVQLIGANFAAIEKGEDRELFKEAMLKIGLDVARSKTVSSLQGAEEAAAEIGNFPLIIRPSYTLGGSGGGIAYNREEFVDIVTNGLELSPVHEILIEECLLGWKEYEMEVMRDHKDQCVVICSIENFDPMGVHTGDSITVAPAMTLTDKEYQLMRDASFACIREVGVETGGSNIQFAVDPSNGRMVVIEMNPRVSRSSALASKATGFPIAKIAAKLAVGYSLDELANDITRQTPASFEPSIDYVVTKIPRFTFEKFPGADDTLTSSMKSVGEAMAIGRTFKESFQKAFRSMEIGVEGYADDRWNTSDHEEIRAGLARATCTRAFHVRNALRNGFSIEEIHQITFIDVWFLHQLKEICDMEEFLRSTPLDSLDALQLRRAKEMGFSDQQISRLCETTRQTVRKKRAEFGVNTTYRLVDTCAAEFEAYTPYYYSSYGDENEIVPSDRKKIMILGGGPNRIGQGIEFDYCCVHASFALREAGYETIMVNSNPETVSTDYDTSDRLYFEPLTLEDVLEIYSQEQCDGVIVQFGGQTPLNLATDLKAHGVKIIGTSPDNIDLAEDRRRFKAILEKTGLKQPINNTAISPEEAYEMAGQIGFPVLLRPSFVLGGRGMFIVYNMAELKSVVREAFDAAPGKPVLLDKFLEDAIEVDVDCISDGETTVIGGMLEHIEYAGVHSGDAAMVLPPHTLDKEMIDEMRTATHSLAKSLGVIGLMNIQFAIKDREVYLLEVNPRASRTVPFVSKATGVPLAKYAARVMAGEKLKDLGFTKEVIPPYYAIKESVFPFARFLGAPIVLTPEMRSTGEVMGIDEDLGIAFAKTQMAVQPSLPQKGNVFISVKPEDKPRCLDIVREFIDLGFKIVATRGTANYLKEQGFEVTAIEKISDGGRPNVSDLIKNNEIQMIINTPMGMMPRKDEGVIRREAILHRICIMTTLSGAAAAVQGIRALRGKDVEVRSIQEFVELTRLDHAKKSQ, from the coding sequence ATGCCAAAAAGAGAGGATTTAAAAACCATCCTGATTGTTGGATCCGGCCCGATTGTTATCGGTCAGGCCTGTGAATTCGATTACAGCGGCGCGCAAGCCTGTAAAGCCCTTCGCGAGGAGGGATACCGAGTGATCTTGGTCAACAGCAACCCCGCGACGATTATGACCGACCCCGAGTTCGCCGATGTGACCTACATCGAGCCGCTGATCCCGGAGATTCTGGAGAAGATCATCGCCAAGGAGCGTCCGGATGCCCTCCTCCCCACGTTGGGAGGTCAGACTGGGCTCAACCTTTCGATGGACCTCTCGCGTCTGGGAATCCTTGACCGCTACAACGTTCAGCTCATCGGCGCCAACTTTGCCGCCATCGAAAAGGGTGAAGACCGCGAGCTCTTCAAGGAAGCGATGCTCAAGATCGGTCTCGATGTTGCCCGGTCCAAGACCGTCTCCAGCCTTCAAGGTGCCGAAGAGGCCGCCGCCGAGATCGGAAATTTCCCCCTCATCATTCGTCCGAGCTATACCCTCGGTGGAAGCGGGGGTGGCATCGCCTACAACCGCGAAGAATTCGTCGACATTGTGACCAACGGTCTCGAGCTCTCCCCCGTCCACGAGATTCTCATCGAAGAATGCCTCCTGGGCTGGAAAGAGTATGAGATGGAGGTCATGCGCGACCACAAGGACCAGTGCGTCGTCATTTGCTCGATCGAAAACTTCGACCCCATGGGCGTCCACACTGGTGACTCGATCACGGTGGCTCCGGCCATGACTTTGACCGACAAGGAATACCAGCTGATGCGCGACGCTTCGTTCGCCTGCATCCGCGAGGTCGGCGTCGAAACCGGCGGCAGCAACATCCAGTTTGCCGTGGATCCGTCCAATGGCCGCATGGTCGTGATCGAGATGAACCCCCGGGTTTCCCGCAGTTCTGCTCTGGCTTCCAAAGCGACTGGTTTCCCGATCGCCAAGATCGCCGCGAAACTCGCCGTGGGCTATAGCCTCGACGAGCTGGCGAATGACATCACCCGCCAGACGCCGGCCTCCTTCGAGCCGAGCATCGACTACGTGGTGACGAAGATTCCACGCTTCACCTTCGAAAAGTTCCCCGGCGCCGACGACACCCTAACCTCCTCGATGAAATCCGTCGGGGAAGCTATGGCAATCGGACGCACCTTCAAGGAATCTTTTCAGAAAGCCTTCCGCTCGATGGAGATCGGGGTCGAGGGCTATGCCGACGACCGCTGGAATACCAGTGACCACGAGGAGATTCGCGCCGGTCTGGCCCGCGCAACCTGCACCCGGGCTTTCCACGTCCGCAATGCCTTGCGCAACGGCTTCTCGATCGAAGAAATCCATCAAATCACGTTCATCGACGTCTGGTTCCTTCACCAGTTGAAGGAAATCTGCGATATGGAGGAATTCCTCCGCTCGACGCCTCTCGACAGTCTCGACGCCCTCCAACTACGCCGGGCCAAGGAAATGGGATTTTCTGATCAACAGATTTCCCGCCTCTGTGAAACGACTCGCCAGACCGTCCGTAAGAAGCGTGCAGAATTTGGCGTCAACACGACCTATCGCCTCGTCGACACCTGTGCGGCTGAGTTCGAAGCCTACACGCCCTACTACTACTCTTCCTACGGAGACGAGAACGAGATTGTTCCCTCCGACCGCAAGAAGATCATGATTCTCGGCGGCGGGCCCAACCGAATCGGCCAGGGAATCGAGTTCGACTACTGCTGTGTTCACGCCTCCTTCGCTCTCCGCGAAGCGGGTTATGAGACCATCATGGTCAACTCCAATCCAGAGACCGTCTCGACCGACTACGACACCTCGGACCGACTTTATTTCGAGCCGCTCACCCTGGAGGACGTTCTCGAAATCTATTCCCAAGAACAATGCGACGGTGTGATCGTCCAATTCGGCGGGCAAACTCCGTTGAACTTGGCGACCGACCTCAAGGCACACGGGGTTAAAATCATCGGCACCTCGCCCGACAACATTGACCTCGCCGAAGACCGGCGCCGCTTCAAAGCCATTCTGGAAAAGACCGGCCTGAAGCAACCGATCAACAACACCGCCATCTCCCCTGAGGAGGCCTACGAAATGGCTGGCCAGATCGGATTCCCCGTTCTCCTCCGGCCTTCCTTCGTTCTCGGCGGTCGCGGAATGTTCATCGTCTACAACATGGCGGAGCTGAAGTCTGTCGTCCGCGAAGCCTTCGACGCCGCTCCGGGCAAGCCCGTCCTCCTCGACAAATTCCTCGAGGATGCGATCGAGGTCGACGTTGACTGCATTAGCGATGGCGAAACCACCGTCATCGGCGGAATGCTGGAGCACATCGAGTACGCAGGCGTCCACTCGGGTGATGCCGCCATGGTCCTCCCACCGCACACCCTCGACAAGGAAATGATCGATGAGATGCGCACTGCCACTCATTCGCTCGCCAAATCGCTGGGCGTCATCGGACTGATGAATATCCAGTTCGCCATCAAGGACCGCGAGGTCTACCTCCTCGAGGTAAACCCACGAGCCTCCCGCACCGTTCCCTTCGTCAGTAAGGCCACGGGCGTTCCCCTCGCAAAGTATGCCGCCCGCGTCATGGCCGGCGAGAAACTCAAGGACCTGGGCTTCACCAAAGAAGTCATCCCTCCCTACTACGCGATCAAGGAATCCGTCTTCCCCTTCGCCCGTTTCCTCGGAGCGCCGATCGTGCTCACTCCGGAAATGCGAAGCACCGGGGAAGTCATGGGAATCGACGAGGACCTCGGAATCGCCTTCGCAAAGACCCAGATGGCAGTCCAACCTTCCCTCCCGCAGAAGGGCAATGTTTTCATCTCGGTCAAACCGGAAGACAAACCACGCTGCCTGGATATCGTTCGCGAATTCATCGACCTCGGGTTCAAGATCGTCGCCACCCGCGGCACAGCCAACTACCTAAAGGAGCAAGGCTTCGAAGTTACCGCGATCGAGAAGATCAGCGACGGGGGCCGTCCAAATGTGTCGGACCTCATCAAGAACAATGAGATTCAGATGATCATCAACACCCCCATGGGAATGATGCCACGCAAAGACGAAGGTGTGATCCGCCGAGAAGCGATTCTCCATCGCATCTGCATCATGACGACTCTCTCCGGAGCTGCCGCCGCCGTTCAGGGAATTCGTGCCCTCCGCGGGAAAGACGTCGAGGTCCGGTCGATTCAGGAGTTTGTCGAACTCACCCGACTCGACCACGCCAAGAAGAGCCAATGA
- the purU gene encoding formyltetrahydrofolate deformylase, with translation MSKIRLIALLSGPDRPGIVARVSGWIFERGGNILHADQHQDPEEHIFFQRVEWVPTNSDSPEKCEAEGNAFADFATRELGMKVQVSRSDVVPRIALFVSKIPHCFHDVLLRAQAGEFHGEVACILSNHETLRKSAESYGIPFHHIPIGPRGSEERENSENEQVRLCREYQVDVVVLARYMQVLSAELLQRLEVPVINIHHSFLPAFAGGKPYHQAYARGVKLIGATAHYATADLDEGPIIHQDVSRVNHRDSVSELTRRGRDLEKTVLAQAIRWHLDSRILVYHNKTVVFH, from the coding sequence ATGAGCAAAATTCGGCTCATTGCCCTCCTCTCCGGTCCCGACCGTCCGGGGATCGTTGCACGGGTCTCCGGCTGGATCTTCGAGCGGGGAGGCAACATCCTCCACGCCGACCAGCACCAGGACCCGGAGGAGCACATCTTCTTTCAGAGGGTCGAGTGGGTCCCAACCAACAGCGATTCGCCGGAAAAGTGTGAGGCCGAAGGCAATGCCTTCGCCGATTTCGCCACCCGCGAACTCGGAATGAAGGTGCAAGTCAGCCGCTCCGATGTCGTTCCCCGGATCGCTCTCTTCGTTTCGAAAATCCCACACTGTTTCCACGACGTTCTCCTCCGGGCACAGGCCGGCGAATTTCATGGAGAGGTCGCCTGCATCCTCTCCAATCACGAAACCCTGCGCAAATCTGCGGAGAGCTACGGCATCCCCTTCCACCACATCCCCATTGGGCCAAGAGGCAGTGAGGAGCGGGAAAACTCCGAGAATGAGCAGGTCCGTCTTTGCCGTGAATACCAGGTCGATGTCGTCGTCCTCGCCCGCTACATGCAAGTGCTCTCCGCCGAACTCCTGCAGAGACTCGAGGTCCCGGTCATCAACATCCACCATTCTTTTCTTCCCGCATTCGCCGGTGGCAAACCTTACCACCAAGCCTATGCCCGCGGCGTGAAACTGATTGGAGCCACCGCCCATTATGCCACCGCAGATCTCGACGAGGGTCCCATCATCCACCAGGACGTCAGCCGCGTGAACCACCGCGACTCGGTCTCCGAACTCACCCGACGAGGGCGCGACCTCGAAAAAACCGTCCTCGCCCAAGCCATCCGATGGCATCTCGATAGCCGCATCCTCGTCTATCACAACAAGACCGTCGTCTTCCATTGA
- a CDS encoding plasma-membrane proton-efflux P-type ATPase, with protein MKDFLSADDAKDMSLKEVQSTLESGEKGLDSNEAGKRLKSIGPNELTSSQRSSLKLFLSYFWGPIPWMIEIAAILSLVNRDLGDFLIIFSLLLINAGIGFFQEFRAANALEALKGQLALKARVCRDGTWQDIEARELVPGDLIRMRLGDIIPADAKLADGDYLTIDQSSLTGESLPVSKKTGEIAYSGSVAKQGAMTAIVTATGGNTFFAKTAKLVENAGSGSHFQKAVLHIGNFLIMLALVLCVLLTIIQLGRGDDFLQILQFVLILAVASIPVAMPAVLSVTMALGALALSKQKAIVSRLQAIEELAGIDILCSDKTGTLTKNQITLGESAVVGARDESDLISAAALASQTDNSDAIDSAVMSSLPDPASLKPFTLKKFLPFDPVSKRTEGTWQSPDGETICASKGAPQVIFDLCNLNEDERKKAEATVHTFAEKGLRTLGVARRENESWNFLGILSLFDPPRDDSKSTIEQAQEHGIEVKMVTGDNTAIAAEISGQLGLGSHIHPASEFFAKDDDPANLSLGKAEAIEKSDGFAEVFPEHKYGIVKALQRRNHIVGMTGDGVNDAPALKQADVGIAVSGATDAARGAAALILTQPGLSVIVRAVELARQIFERMLSYTIYRIAMTIDIMIFVVLAMLIFPTLGGVGFYPLTPIMIILLALLDDIPIMCIAYDNTRIDPKPVRWNMPRVITIASTLGVLSVVQTFGVLWLGVHKLGLSSDPTLLQSMLFLQLVVAGHLLLLLARTSKPFFIPPFPSWQLLGAVILTQIVAMALCGFGWLVPQLSWKWIGWVWGYNLIWMVALDLAKVLLYRQLDHRSRHQQQLTNMSRRIDG; from the coding sequence ATGAAAGATTTTCTGTCGGCGGACGACGCCAAGGACATGTCACTTAAGGAAGTGCAATCGACTCTGGAATCTGGAGAGAAGGGGCTCGATTCCAACGAAGCGGGCAAGCGGTTGAAGAGTATCGGCCCGAATGAGCTCACCTCGAGTCAACGGAGTTCGCTCAAACTCTTCCTGAGTTATTTCTGGGGACCCATCCCTTGGATGATTGAGATCGCCGCGATCCTTTCCTTGGTGAATAGAGACTTGGGAGACTTCCTCATTATTTTCTCCCTTCTGTTGATAAACGCTGGCATCGGCTTTTTTCAGGAATTTCGGGCCGCCAATGCTCTCGAAGCCTTGAAAGGGCAGCTCGCCTTAAAAGCGCGTGTCTGCCGCGATGGGACCTGGCAGGATATCGAGGCTCGCGAGCTGGTCCCTGGTGACCTGATTCGCATGCGTCTGGGCGATATCATCCCCGCCGACGCCAAGCTCGCCGACGGAGACTATCTCACGATCGACCAATCCTCGCTGACAGGGGAGTCCCTTCCCGTTTCCAAGAAAACTGGTGAGATCGCCTACTCGGGCTCCGTGGCCAAACAAGGCGCGATGACCGCCATTGTGACCGCCACGGGAGGCAATACGTTTTTTGCCAAGACCGCCAAGCTCGTCGAGAACGCTGGCTCCGGAAGCCATTTTCAAAAGGCAGTTCTCCATATCGGGAACTTCCTGATCATGCTCGCGTTGGTCCTTTGCGTTCTCCTCACGATTATTCAACTCGGACGAGGGGACGACTTTCTTCAAATCCTCCAGTTCGTCCTCATCCTCGCCGTAGCCTCCATTCCCGTTGCTATGCCCGCTGTCCTGTCTGTGACCATGGCTCTTGGAGCGCTGGCTCTCTCCAAGCAAAAGGCCATCGTCTCCCGTCTTCAGGCAATCGAGGAGCTGGCCGGGATCGATATCCTCTGCTCCGATAAAACGGGAACCCTGACCAAGAACCAGATCACCTTGGGGGAATCGGCAGTAGTCGGCGCCCGCGACGAGTCTGACCTGATTTCAGCCGCCGCCCTGGCCTCACAAACAGATAACAGCGACGCCATTGACTCTGCGGTCATGAGTTCGCTCCCCGATCCCGCATCGCTCAAGCCCTTCACTCTCAAGAAGTTCCTTCCCTTCGATCCGGTCTCCAAACGGACGGAGGGCACTTGGCAAAGTCCTGATGGCGAGACGATCTGTGCCAGCAAGGGTGCTCCCCAGGTCATCTTCGATCTCTGCAATCTCAATGAGGATGAGCGGAAGAAGGCCGAAGCCACCGTCCACACCTTTGCCGAAAAGGGCCTCCGGACTCTTGGAGTCGCTCGCCGTGAGAATGAATCGTGGAACTTCCTCGGAATCCTTTCCCTTTTCGATCCTCCCCGCGACGATTCGAAATCGACTATCGAGCAGGCGCAGGAGCACGGAATTGAGGTCAAGATGGTTACGGGAGACAACACTGCCATCGCGGCCGAGATCTCGGGCCAACTCGGTCTCGGCAGCCATATTCACCCCGCTAGCGAGTTTTTCGCCAAGGATGACGACCCAGCCAATCTATCCCTCGGGAAAGCGGAAGCCATTGAGAAGTCCGATGGATTCGCCGAGGTCTTCCCCGAGCACAAGTATGGGATCGTCAAAGCGCTGCAACGCCGCAATCACATTGTCGGAATGACCGGCGACGGCGTAAACGATGCCCCCGCCCTCAAACAAGCTGATGTCGGGATCGCCGTATCCGGGGCCACGGACGCCGCCCGAGGAGCCGCTGCCCTCATCCTCACTCAGCCCGGTCTCTCGGTCATCGTTCGAGCCGTCGAGCTAGCGCGACAAATTTTTGAGCGGATGCTCAGCTACACGATCTATCGCATCGCAATGACGATCGACATCATGATCTTTGTCGTTCTGGCCATGCTCATATTCCCGACCCTCGGCGGAGTCGGCTTCTACCCTTTAACCCCGATCATGATCATCCTCCTCGCCCTTTTGGACGACATCCCGATCATGTGTATCGCCTACGACAACACCCGAATCGACCCCAAGCCGGTCCGCTGGAATATGCCTCGGGTGATCACCATCGCCAGCACCCTGGGAGTCCTCTCCGTAGTCCAGACCTTCGGCGTCCTCTGGCTGGGAGTTCACAAGCTTGGCCTCTCCTCCGATCCGACTCTCCTCCAGTCGATGCTCTTTCTTCAGTTGGTGGTCGCCGGACATCTCCTGCTCCTCCTGGCCCGCACGTCAAAGCCGTTCTTCATTCCCCCCTTCCCTTCCTGGCAATTGTTGGGCGCTGTGATTCTCACCCAAATCGTCGCCATGGCACTCTGCGGGTTTGGCTGGCTGGTTCCTCAACTTTCCTGGAAGTGGATCGGGTGGGTTTGGGGCTACAACCTGATCTGGATGGTCGCCTTGGATTTAGCAAAAGTCCTACTTTACCGTCAACTCGATCACCGCTCGCGCCATCAGCAGCAGCTGACGAACATGAGTCGGCGAATCGATGGCTAA